The Apibacter raozihei genome contains a region encoding:
- a CDS encoding S46 family peptidase, whose product MKINTKLILITLILLVNQQGFNAQQGGGMWIPNQLNEKEMKQMGMKISAKQIFDPDKTSIKDAIAHFGGGCTSEIISPQGLLLTNHHCGYSQIQSHSTVNNNLLSNGFWANSLESELPNDGLNVTFIVDIKDVTTSVLNGIKLNLSETERSSIIDSNIAALAQSFKKEDYQGIKIIPFYNGNQYYLFLTETFEDVRLVGAPPSSIGKFGSDTDNWVWPRHTGDFSLFRIYADKNNKPAKFSKDNVPYKPKYFLPISIKEKKSGDFSFVYGFPGNTQEYLPSYALIQRIETINPARISLRDATLKILDKKMREDKEIKIKYSSKYASIANGWKKWIGEKQGLVQSQAVAKKLAYEKEFSSFLNAHQDEKNKYGDLLNSFNQIYSKNNTYVKGFVYFNEVFYYNSETFKMAILLSDLLKTLSSFSVSKEKTIGTISGILKNYDAELDKQVSAQLVSLYSQNIEPKFQPQNYIEFQSKEYTENYMSQLWDHSLVTGKKGNLIQFLKDSKQDEIVKVLKNDPVINFVSSYLDIYRNGIAPDYYFYQDKLDSLQRQYMEAQLRAFPNKKFFPDANSTLRVTYGKIDGYQPKDAVYYEPFSTLKGVVEKYVPGDYEFDVSDKLLDLYNKKEYGSYAQNGELPVNYIATNHTTGGNSGSPALDADGNLVGLNFDRVWEGTMSDLNYDPKICRNIMVDMRYVLFIMDKYANAQRLINELKIIK is encoded by the coding sequence ATGAAAATAAATACGAAATTAATTCTGATTACTCTGATCTTACTTGTTAACCAACAAGGGTTTAATGCTCAGCAAGGTGGAGGAATGTGGATTCCTAATCAATTAAATGAAAAGGAAATGAAACAAATGGGAATGAAAATTTCTGCAAAACAAATTTTCGATCCTGATAAAACAAGTATTAAAGATGCAATTGCTCACTTTGGAGGAGGTTGTACATCGGAAATAATTTCGCCTCAGGGTTTATTATTGACCAATCATCACTGTGGATATTCTCAAATACAATCTCATTCCACGGTAAATAACAATTTACTTTCCAATGGTTTTTGGGCAAACAGCTTAGAGAGTGAACTCCCCAATGATGGATTAAATGTTACGTTTATTGTGGATATAAAGGACGTTACTACATCTGTTTTAAATGGTATTAAACTAAATTTGTCTGAAACAGAACGCAGTTCTATAATTGATTCAAATATTGCCGCCCTTGCTCAAAGTTTTAAAAAAGAAGACTATCAAGGTATTAAAATTATACCTTTTTACAATGGAAATCAGTATTACTTATTTTTAACAGAAACTTTTGAAGACGTACGATTAGTTGGAGCTCCTCCGTCTTCTATTGGTAAATTCGGTTCTGATACTGATAATTGGGTATGGCCAAGACATACCGGTGATTTTTCATTATTCAGAATTTACGCTGATAAAAATAATAAGCCAGCTAAATTCTCAAAAGATAATGTTCCTTATAAACCCAAATATTTTTTACCTATATCAATTAAAGAAAAAAAATCAGGAGATTTTTCTTTTGTCTACGGGTTTCCTGGAAATACTCAGGAATACTTACCTTCCTATGCATTGATACAGAGAATTGAAACTATTAACCCTGCGAGAATTTCATTAAGAGATGCTACTCTTAAAATTTTGGATAAAAAAATGAGGGAAGACAAAGAAATTAAAATTAAATATTCTTCAAAATATGCTTCTATTGCAAATGGATGGAAAAAATGGATAGGAGAAAAACAAGGATTGGTACAATCTCAAGCAGTAGCTAAAAAGTTAGCTTATGAAAAAGAGTTTTCCTCTTTCTTAAATGCCCACCAGGATGAAAAAAATAAATATGGTGATTTATTAAATTCTTTTAATCAGATCTACTCTAAAAACAATACTTATGTAAAAGGTTTTGTTTATTTTAATGAGGTTTTCTACTATAATTCAGAAACCTTTAAAATGGCCATTTTGTTATCAGATCTACTAAAAACTTTAAGCTCTTTTAGTGTTTCTAAAGAAAAAACAATAGGTACTATAAGCGGAATTTTAAAAAACTATGATGCAGAATTAGATAAGCAAGTTTCGGCACAATTAGTTTCTTTGTATTCTCAAAATATAGAACCTAAATTTCAACCTCAAAATTATATTGAATTTCAATCGAAAGAGTATACAGAAAATTATATGTCTCAGCTTTGGGATCATTCATTGGTAACTGGAAAAAAAGGTAATCTGATACAATTTCTTAAAGATTCAAAACAAGATGAAATAGTTAAAGTGTTAAAAAACGATCCGGTTATTAATTTTGTATCTTCTTATTTAGATATATACAGGAATGGTATTGCTCCTGATTATTATTTTTATCAGGACAAACTGGACAGCTTACAAAGACAGTATATGGAAGCTCAACTAAGAGCTTTTCCTAATAAAAAATTCTTTCCCGATGCTAACTCGACTTTACGTGTAACTTATGGTAAAATTGATGGATATCAGCCCAAGGATGCTGTATATTACGAGCCGTTTTCAACATTAAAGGGTGTTGTAGAAAAATATGTACCCGGAGATTATGAGTTTGATGTATCTGATAAACTATTAGATTTATATAATAAAAAAGAATATGGTTCTTATGCGCAAAATGGTGAATTACCTGTCAATTATATTGCTACGAATCATACGACTGGTGGAAATTCCGGAAGTCCTGCTTTAGATGCTGACGGAAACTTAGTAGGACTAAATTTTGACAGAGTATGGGAAGGAACGATGAGCGACCTTAATTATGATCCTAAAATCTGTAGAAATATTATGGTAGATATGCGCTATGTTCTTTTTATTATGGATAAATACGCAAATGCGCAAAGACTGATTAATGAACTAAAAATTATAAAATAG
- the tssD gene encoding type VI secretion system tube protein TssD codes for MSSFLAKIEIDGESYNVLNCRYSFVQGVDSTGKPQATIRGGQIELTVESNGKSNFIDWMLSSEKTKDASIIFYRRDAMSRLQEVKFEKGYCIEFSEEFNSVNSDPMSIKMLIVAKTITIANVAFENSWKIGS; via the coding sequence ATGTCATCTTTTTTAGCTAAAATAGAAATCGACGGAGAAAGTTATAATGTTTTAAATTGTAGATACAGTTTTGTTCAAGGTGTTGATAGTACCGGAAAACCTCAGGCAACTATAAGAGGTGGACAAATTGAATTGACTGTTGAATCTAATGGGAAATCAAATTTTATAGATTGGATGTTATCTTCTGAAAAAACAAAAGATGCCTCAATAATATTTTATCGTAGAGATGCTATGAGTCGTTTGCAGGAAGTAAAATTTGAAAAAGGATATTGTATAGAATTTTCTGAAGAATTTAATTCAGTAAATTCAGATCCCATGTCAATAAAAATGTTAATTGTTGCTAAAACAATTACGATTGCCAATGTAGCTTTTGAAAATAGTTGGAAAATAGGTAGTTGA